The DNA segment GACGCCCGATCAACCTCCGCTCTTTCAGAGCGTCGGTTCTCTGAACCTCTTCCAGAGATACGCGAGCCCGAAGCACCCCGAGAGCATCATGTCCCCGAAGGGCGCCGCCTGGTAGGCCTCCGGCAGCAGCCTGAGCCGGTTCGGGCCGGTGACCGCCACGGCACCCGTGGCGAGGGGCTTTCTGATCGCCGCCCCGTGACCGCCGTCGTCGAAGACTTCCTCCGTGGTCAGGGTGCCGTCGGCGAGCCGCCTGATGTAGTCCTGCAGTTTCGCAGGATCGAGCGCGCCGGTGTGGTGCTCGAAGAGGCCGTGGATCTCCCGTCCTTTCAGGGTGAAGCAGAGGGTGTGCCCGTTCCCGGCGTTGACGAGGGTCACCCCGGTCTTTGCCATGCGCCGAACCTGCGGGTCGCAGAGCGCCCCGATGAGGGCGGCCGGCCCGGTGTCGGTGACGAACGCTCCCGGTGCCTGGCTCAGGACAGCCTGCATCCGGGTCATATCGGCGATTGGGGGGTCGCTCGCGAGCGAGAGGAGGTCCCAATCCCCGGCGTCCAGTCGCTCCCGCATCAGTTCGAACCGGTGGATGCGGTTGCTCCGGTGCGGGGAGTAGCCGTGATCCTGGACCGCTATCGCCACGTTCTGTGGGTAGTCCACGCCGAAGAGGGAGAGCGCCTGCCTGAGTTCCGGTTCCATATAGTCGGTGGTGCGGACGACCGCCGCGTCTCCCGGAGGGGCAGTGCGGATCTCAACTCCAAGCGCCCGCACCCGTTCCGGGTCGTCGTGGAGGGTCAGAGCGGCCTTGGGCGTGGCGTAGACCGGGAGATCTGCCGCCAGGTGCTTCCGTATCGCGCCGGTGTTCGCGCCGCCGCCCATCAGGTACCCGTCCAGGAAGACCGGGCGCCCCGCCCGGGTCGCCTCCCGGATCTTCGCCGCCGCCACCACGGTCGGGGAGGGGAGGACCAGTTTGATGCTGTTCTCGACCGCCCGGCCGGGCTCGTAGACCAGGATGTCCTGGGTGCCCCTGCCGACATCGATGGCAAGGAGCGGGGTTTTGAGATCGATCATGGGTGTGCCTCACGCGCTGCCGCTACGTCGTGCCGGCAGCTCCTACATTAAGTTTTGCTGCGAAGCAAAAAAAGGTGCTCTGCGAAATGCTTTACACAATTTCGCGCGAAGTTTCGTGGCCCTCGTGTGAGATCGTATCGCTATCTGCACCCGTTAACTCACGCGAAGTGCGAGCGCAGCGAGCTTGAGCACTGAAGGTGTGATGATCCCGGTCAGGCACCTGCCCGGTCTGCCGCCGGAGAGGTGCCGGCCGTCTTCCCCGTGTCGGGGCGCGCCGGTTTTAGTTCCCGGTACTCCTTCAGGGAAACCGTGAGATCCCGGGTGAAGGCGAAGTAGCCGATCTGCGTCGTCCGGCAGAGGTTCATCGCCATCTCCATCAGTCCGCGGGGGTCGGGGCGCGCCTCCCCGAGCCATACGTGGAAGATGTTTCCGCCGTCCACGATGGGGAAGAAGATGTGCTCGATCTCGATCCGTTTCGTGAGCGGAACGGGGGCTCCCGGGGCGATATGCGTCCCGTTGGTGTAGTAGATGGGGAGGTCGAGCGTCGTGCCGAGCGTATCGAGCGCCGCATCGGCGTCGCCCTTGACGACCCGGATGGCGTGGTCGCGGAACCGCTCGTCGAGGAGGTCCGCGACGGCAAACCGCTGCCCGGTTGTCTCTGCCGGGGTGCGGGCGAGGGCGATCGTCATGTTGTGCTTCTGCGAGAGTTCACGGGCGTACATCTCGAGTTCGGTCATTGCCCGGACGGCGAGACGGAACGCGTCGCGCGACTCATGGAGCTGGTGACCGGTGAAGTGCTGCACCATCTCGTTGACGCCGACCACGCCGATGGTGTAGACGAGCCCCTCGAGATCCACGGCAACCGCGCCGCGTTCGCCGGTGTTCGGGTCCTTCGGGCGCTGCATCGCAAACGGCATCCGGCCGTTTGTCCGGATGTGAGACATCCAGCGGCGCTTGATCCGGAAGAGTTCGACGGCGGTATCCATGAGCGCCTTCAGTTCGGCAAAGAGCCGTTCCTGGTCGCCCTCCGCCTTGTACGCCGCCCGTGGGCAGTTGATGGACATCACCATCCATGACCCCATCGAGAAGTGCTTCCCTTCCCGGAAGTAGAGTTTGTCCTCGAACTCGTCGTCCTCGTCGGCGAGGGAGGAGAACTGGTAGGCACAGCATTGATAGCACGAGATCCCCTCGCCGGCGCCCCGGTAGGGAGGGATCTGATTGTCGTAGTAGGGGGTGCCGTATTTGGACGCGAGTTCGAACGTCATCAGGTAGAGGTCCTGGTAGGTCGGGAGGTCGGGGTGCTCGCGGTTGAACTCCTCGTCCTCGTTAAGGAAGTCGGGCTCGATGCTGATCTCGGGTTTCGGGAAGGAGAAGGGCTTGCCCCAGTAGTCCCCCTCGAGCATCACCTCCATCAGCGCCTTGAAGAGGAGCCGGACCTCCCGTTCGAACTCGTTGTAGGTCCGGAGCGGTGCCTGTTCTCCGTTCCAGACCTTGCCGCGGTAGACGCAGGGCTTGTCCTTCCAGAGGGTGGGGACGCCCGGGGAGAGCTGGACCGACGAGAAGACCACCTGGCCGCCGCGGGCGACCATCATCTGGGTCATCTCGTAGACGAACATCTGCATCAGCTGCTTGATCTCCTCGTAGTCCATCCCCTCGAAGAAGGGCGCCATGAACGTGAGGAAGTTGTAGTAGCCCTGGCCGCCGGCGAAGTTCGTCTGGGCGGAGCCGAGCGCCTTGACCGCGTGGAGGACCGCCACCTCGGCCCTCTTCGCGGGGCCGGCGACCGAGGCCTTCGTCCCGTTCCCATCAGGCATCAGGCCGTAGTAGAGGAAGTAGCGCAGGTCCCAATCCTGGCAAAACGGGCGGGTCCCGAAGTACTCCAGGTCGTGGATGTGGAGATCGCCGCGGAGGTGGTGGTCCGCAAGGTCCGGGGGGAGCTGCAGGAGGTACTGCTCCTTGCTGATCTTGTCCGCCTTCTTCTTGTGGGATGTCTCGGCGTTCTCCTGGAGGTTGGCGTTGTCGTGCGCCTCGAATCCCCGTCCCACATCGATGAGGTGCGCGTCGAAGACCGGGGTTCCCACCCGGGTGCAGACGTTGCGGTAGGGGACGAGGCCGCGCTCGAGGAGCGTCATGTTGACGATCTCGCGGATGAGGGGGCCGGAGAGCGACTGGAGGCCCAGCATCTGGATCTTCCTCTCGACCCGCCGGGCGATATCCTTCGCCGTCTCCTCGTCGGCCCCCTCGTAGCCGTAGAAGACCTCGACAAGCCGGCTCTCCTCCAGGATCTGTTTGACGATCCGGTTCCGGTTCCAGTCGAGGAGGTAGCCGCGGGAGGTCCGGACCTTTGGGAACGTCGGGACGAACTCCCCGAATAGAGTCGCTTGTGTCGACTTGCGGGTCAACCTCATGCCTCCGCGATCAGATCGGCGACAAGGTTTTCCTGGAACGCGCCTCCGCTAAAGAGTTCGGCGGATGTATAGAATGCGTCGCCCTTCTGCAGGACCGGCGCTTCCTGAACGAATACGCCGTTTATGCGGAGTTCTGTCA comes from the Methanoculleus marisnigri JR1 genome and includes:
- a CDS encoding DUF1786 domain-containing protein encodes the protein MIDLKTPLLAIDVGRGTQDILVYEPGRAVENSIKLVLPSPTVVAAAKIREATRAGRPVFLDGYLMGGGANTGAIRKHLAADLPVYATPKAALTLHDDPERVRALGVEIRTAPPGDAAVVRTTDYMEPELRQALSLFGVDYPQNVAIAVQDHGYSPHRSNRIHRFELMRERLDAGDWDLLSLASDPPIADMTRMQAVLSQAPGAFVTDTGPAALIGALCDPQVRRMAKTGVTLVNAGNGHTLCFTLKGREIHGLFEHHTGALDPAKLQDYIRRLADGTLTTEEVFDDGGHGAAIRKPLATGAVAVTGPNRLRLLPEAYQAAPFGDMMLSGCFGLAYLWKRFREPTL
- the nrdD gene encoding anaerobic ribonucleoside-triphosphate reductase → MRLTRKSTQATLFGEFVPTFPKVRTSRGYLLDWNRNRIVKQILEESRLVEVFYGYEGADEETAKDIARRVERKIQMLGLQSLSGPLIREIVNMTLLERGLVPYRNVCTRVGTPVFDAHLIDVGRGFEAHDNANLQENAETSHKKKADKISKEQYLLQLPPDLADHHLRGDLHIHDLEYFGTRPFCQDWDLRYFLYYGLMPDGNGTKASVAGPAKRAEVAVLHAVKALGSAQTNFAGGQGYYNFLTFMAPFFEGMDYEEIKQLMQMFVYEMTQMMVARGGQVVFSSVQLSPGVPTLWKDKPCVYRGKVWNGEQAPLRTYNEFEREVRLLFKALMEVMLEGDYWGKPFSFPKPEISIEPDFLNEDEEFNREHPDLPTYQDLYLMTFELASKYGTPYYDNQIPPYRGAGEGISCYQCCAYQFSSLADEDDEFEDKLYFREGKHFSMGSWMVMSINCPRAAYKAEGDQERLFAELKALMDTAVELFRIKRRWMSHIRTNGRMPFAMQRPKDPNTGERGAVAVDLEGLVYTIGVVGVNEMVQHFTGHQLHESRDAFRLAVRAMTELEMYARELSQKHNMTIALARTPAETTGQRFAVADLLDERFRDHAIRVVKGDADAALDTLGTTLDLPIYYTNGTHIAPGAPVPLTKRIEIEHIFFPIVDGGNIFHVWLGEARPDPRGLMEMAMNLCRTTQIGYFAFTRDLTVSLKEYRELKPARPDTGKTAGTSPAADRAGA
- a CDS encoding glutaredoxin family protein, giving the protein MTISDTAQFTVYTLEFCPNCEILKEFLASRGVPFVECDMASAEALTELRINGVFVQEAPVLQKGDAFYTSAELFSGGAFQENLVADLIAEA